The window TGTTTCTTTTTCCGTAAGTAAACTTTCTAAGTTGTGCTTAAATTGAATGGACATTTTTTCTTTTTCATCTTTATATTTTTTTAATTCTTCTTTTAATTTTTGTATGTCTTCTTCTTTATTTCTTAATTCTTTCCTTAAATCACTTTTGGTCTCCTTATCATTATGTTGCATTTCCTTTACAATTTTCTCCTGAAAAATTAGTCTATAATCTGTTAATTCTTTTTTCACTGCCATTAATTCATTTTGCCAGCTTGTTTTGTCCTTTTCATATAAAGACATTAAATCCTGATACTTTTCAACATATCTTCTTATTGTTACATGATTTGGTTCCTCTAGCTTGAGAAAAAGTTTCATTTTTTCAATTTCTTCAACTGATGTAGGCCTTTTAATTACTAAGAGGTGATACATTATTTCATCAACAACATTAATTCTACTTCTACGAAGCTCACTTTTTTCAATTTCCGACAACATTCTATATTCTGGAAAATAAAAGTATTCAATAGATAGGCATCTAAAGTCTATTTTTAAATTACTGTTATCACTCTCTCCCAGACCCCAACTAGCAGAGCTAGGAAATTTATAGTCCTCTTTTGGTATTAGATAGTTGTTATTTGAAGTAAAAAACCTTGGAGTATGTTCATTAAATGCTTGTTTGTGGTAAGGATTAGCCATATTTAACGATGTATTAAAATAAGGTGCCACTATACAGACAATGGCCATATGCTTGCATACTCTATATATTTCTTCCATTGTTTTCATTAAATCATCAACATGCTCTAAAGAATGGGAAGCTATAACGTAATCTACAACATCATTTTCTAAAGGAATGCCTTTGTTAATATCTGCTACAATATCTACCCCTGGAATATCTATTCTGTCGATTCCTATATAACCTGGTTGTCTTCTTTTTCCAGAACCCAAGTCAATTTTCATATATATAACCATTCCTTTCGCTTCGCTCAAGGCACAAAATGTAATGCAAGAATTCTTTCAGACTTCATCTCTCCTATTTATAAACAAAATAACATTTAGATACCTCTTCAGGGGTTCCGCTCATTTTAATGCTTCCAGCATCTAGCCATATACATTTATTACAAAAATCTTTCAAAGAAGTCATACTATGGGTTACAAATACTAAAATTTTTACCCTATCCATTAGACTATTAATTCTTTGTTTTGCTTTGTCTAAAAACCTTGCATCACCTGCACCTACTACTTCATCTAGTAAAAGAATATCTGGCTCTATAGCAGTAGAAATGGAAAAAGCAAGCCTCATAAACATACCAGAAGAATAGTATTTAACAGGAACATTTAAATGGTCTCCTAATTCGCTAAATTTAGCAATCTCTGACATTTTAGCTTTAATACTTTTAGGTGTTTCACCTAACATTAATCCCCTTAAATATATATTATCCCATCCATTTGCTTCCATTTCAAATCCAGTTGCTAGTTCAAACAAGCTGGCTATTCTACCTTCAACATATAACTCTCCCGATGTAGGGGGATATATACCAGCTATTACTTTGAGAAGTGAACTTTTTCCTGCTCCATTGTATCCAATAATACCTAGCTTATCACCATCTTTAATACTAAGGCTAATATCTCTAAGTGCATGAATACGTTGAGGTCTACTCAAGTGGTTTTTTAAGCTCTTGTTTGGAACAAATATATCCTTAAACCTTTTCTCATTATTAATATCATACATTAAGTTTAAGTTAATTAGTTGTATTATACTCATTGTTCA of the Desulfitibacter alkalitolerans DSM 16504 genome contains:
- a CDS encoding methyltransferase domain-containing protein; the encoded protein is MKIDLGSGKRRQPGYIGIDRIDIPGVDIVADINKGIPLENDVVDYVIASHSLEHVDDLMKTMEEIYRVCKHMAIVCIVAPYFNTSLNMANPYHKQAFNEHTPRFFTSNNNYLIPKEDYKFPSSASWGLGESDNSNLKIDFRCLSIEYFYFPEYRMLSEIEKSELRRSRINVVDEIMYHLLVIKRPTSVEEIEKMKLFLKLEEPNHVTIRRYVEKYQDLMSLYEKDKTSWQNELMAVKKELTDYRLIFQEKIVKEMQHNDKETKSDLRKELRNKEEDIQKLKEELKKYKDEKEKMSIQFKHNLESLLTEKETEVSKKIQEKNEIYRQKEQLEKEYIHVQNSLSNNTKMLKKVILQKNIIIEELLHENNLLKKTKAYRLMNVLRYLIKKESRDLTQLINKDCKPLLDSSILSNTKSLNRYILGFSSPITTDEILYYNVYCERDGWNKVEVALSCINDSIQGVVLGFEVLSADGKSILRTVFLKTENIKHNNVSVINFEPIKQSNNNSFIVRFVGLKNIEKAGVSIYEWQKLNMFGVKRDVQFFGKLSYAL
- a CDS encoding ABC transporter ATP-binding protein encodes the protein MSIIQLINLNLMYDINNEKRFKDIFVPNKSLKNHLSRPQRIHALRDISLSIKDGDKLGIIGYNGAGKSSLLKVIAGIYPPTSGELYVEGRIASLFELATGFEMEANGWDNIYLRGLMLGETPKSIKAKMSEIAKFSELGDHLNVPVKYYSSGMFMRLAFSISTAIEPDILLLDEVVGAGDARFLDKAKQRINSLMDRVKILVFVTHSMTSLKDFCNKCIWLDAGSIKMSGTPEEVSKCYFVYK